One Candidatus Korarchaeum sp. genomic region harbors:
- a CDS encoding TrpB-like pyridoxal phosphate-dependent enzyme codes for MLRIDLSRDEVPKYWYNIVSDLPDLPPPIHPATKEPLGPKDFYPLFPEECVNQEFSREKYVLIPEELREFYLRIGRPTPLYRARRLEEYLGTPARIYYKREDVSPTGSHKLNTALAQAFYAAREGLEYLTTETGAGQWGSALSYATMMMGIRALVFMVRISYLQKPYRKLVMKLYGAEVVPSPSDKTEVGRRYLERDPEHPGSLGIAISEAIEAAMRDEKAKYSLGSVLNHVLLHQTIIGLEAKKQFETIGEKPDVLIGCVGGGSNFAGFTFPFVEEVLAGRREYDVIAVEPSAVPSLTEGEYRYDFGDTAGVTPLIMMYTLGHDFVPPPIHAGGLRYHGAAPTVSLLKHKGVIRSVKYTQEEVFEAGKLFARTEGIIPAPETNHAVKAAIDEAMKCKKKGESKVIALNFSGHGLLDLKGYEDVLKL; via the coding sequence ATGCTGAGAATAGACCTTAGCAGGGACGAAGTCCCTAAGTACTGGTATAACATAGTCTCAGATCTCCCCGACCTCCCTCCACCGATCCACCCAGCCACCAAGGAACCTCTCGGTCCGAAGGACTTCTACCCTCTGTTCCCCGAGGAGTGCGTCAATCAGGAGTTCTCGAGGGAGAAGTACGTACTAATACCGGAGGAGCTCAGGGAGTTTTACTTGAGGATAGGGAGGCCAACTCCCCTCTATAGAGCTAGGAGGCTTGAGGAGTATCTGGGAACTCCCGCTAGGATATACTACAAGAGGGAGGACGTATCACCGACCGGGAGTCACAAATTGAATACGGCGCTCGCTCAAGCTTTTTACGCAGCTAGGGAAGGACTGGAATACTTAACGACTGAAACGGGAGCGGGACAGTGGGGAAGCGCTCTCTCGTACGCTACCATGATGATGGGTATAAGAGCCCTGGTCTTCATGGTCAGGATCTCCTATTTGCAGAAGCCCTACAGGAAGCTCGTCATGAAGCTCTATGGTGCTGAAGTGGTTCCCTCACCAAGCGATAAAACTGAAGTGGGTAGGAGGTACCTCGAAAGAGATCCGGAGCACCCAGGGTCCCTTGGAATAGCTATAAGTGAGGCAATAGAGGCAGCTATGAGGGATGAGAAGGCCAAGTATTCATTGGGAAGCGTCCTTAATCACGTGCTACTACATCAAACGATAATAGGCCTGGAAGCTAAGAAGCAGTTCGAGACCATAGGGGAGAAGCCCGACGTACTGATAGGTTGCGTAGGCGGGGGGAGCAACTTCGCCGGCTTCACCTTCCCCTTCGTGGAGGAGGTCCTAGCTGGTAGGAGAGAGTACGATGTCATCGCTGTCGAGCCCTCCGCCGTCCCATCGCTAACTGAGGGTGAGTACAGGTACGACTTCGGCGATACTGCAGGAGTCACGCCCTTGATAATGATGTACACATTAGGCCACGACTTCGTGCCCCCACCTATTCACGCTGGCGGCTTGAGGTACCACGGCGCCGCCCCTACCGTGAGCCTGCTGAAGCACAAAGGTGTGATAAGATCCGTGAAGTACACTCAGGAGGAGGTATTCGAAGCTGGTAAGCTGTTCGCGAGAACTGAAGGTATAATTCCAGCACCTGAAACGAACCATGCCGTTAAAGCGGCTATAGATGAGGCAATGAAGTGTAAAAAGAAGGGTGAGAGTAAGGTAATTGCCCTCAACTTCTCCGGGCATGGGTTGTTGGATCTGAAAGGTTATGAGGATGTCCTCAAGCTTTGA